The following coding sequences are from one Biomphalaria glabrata chromosome 8, xgBioGlab47.1, whole genome shotgun sequence window:
- the LOC129927592 gene encoding C-type lectin 37Db-like, protein MSVSPFVFLLLSAINVIWAIGVAQVPDLTQMYPPLGVSNRLYYISKAKFVSYAQASTWCSQNLGGYPAEIDTAEELKFIEQYAIFTKVRKIFIAGTDAGKDGVFLSQRTGAPITVFDWAKGEPNNSGGVEDCLELNGNKQGRMNDTPCSRASVFHNVLCERDLNEEKRQKMKAVP, encoded by the exons ATGTCTGTCTCACCGTTTGTGTTCCTATTGCTTAGTGCAATAAATGTCATTTGGGCCATAG GTGTTGCACAGGTTCCGGACCTCACTCAGATGTATCCCCCATTAGGTGTCAGCAATAGACTCTATTACATCTCTAAGGCTAAATTTGTCAGTTACGCCCAGGCCAGCACCTGGTGCTCGCAGAATCTAGGAGGCTACCCAGCAGAGATCGATACCGCGGAAGAGCTTAAGTTTATTGAACAGTACGCGATTTTTACTAAAGTGCGCAAAATCTTCATCGCTGGCACTGATGCCGGGAAAGACGGCGTATTTTTAAGTCAACGAACTGGGGCACCCATAACTGTTTTCGATTGGGCCAAGGGAGAGCCCAATAATTCAGGCGGAGTAGAAGATTGTCTAGAGCTGAACGGTAATAAACAAGGCAGGATGAATGATACCCCATGCAGCAGAGCGTCTGTCTTTCACAATGTTCTCTGCGAGCGTGATCTAAATGAAGAAAAGCGACAAAAAATGAAAGCTGTACCTTAA
- the LOC129927703 gene encoding uncharacterized protein LOC129927703: MSYYTPPQSAQLNYTPPQSAQLNYTSPQSAQLNYTSPQSAQLNYTPPQSAQLNYTPPQSAQLNYTSPQSAQLNYTSPQSAQLNYTPPQSAQLNYTPPQSAQLNYTSPQSAQLNYTSPQSAQLNYTPPQSAQLNYTKPQSAQLNYTPPQSAQLNYTKPQSAQLNYTKPQSAQLNYTKPQSAQLNYTSPQSAKLNYTSPQSAKLMFRSRSGN, translated from the exons ATGAG TTACTATACACCACCTCAGTCTGCCCAGTTAAACTATACACCACCTCAGTCTGCCCAGTTAAACTATACATCACCTCAGTCTGCCCAGTTAAACTATACATCACCTCAGTCTGCCCAGTTAAACTATACACCACCTCAGTCTGCCCAGTTAAACTATACACCACCTCAGTCTGCCCAGTTAAACTATACATCACCTCAGTCTGCCCAGTTAAACTATACATCACCTCAGTCTGCCCAGTTAAACTATACACCACCTCAGTCTGCCCAGTTAAACTATACACCACCTCAGTCTGCCCAGTTAAACTATACATCACCTCAGTCTGCCCAGTTAAACTATACATCACCTCAGTCTGCCCAGTTAAACTATACACCACCTCAGTCTGCCCAGTTAAACTATACAAAACCTCAGTCTGCCCAGTTAAACTATACACCACCTCAGTCTGCCCAGTTAAACTATACTAAACCTCAGTCTGCCCAGTTAAACTATACTAAACCTCAGTCTGCCCAGTTAAACTATACAAAACCTCAGTCTGCCCAGTTAAACTATACATCACCTCAGTCTGCCAAGTTAAACTATACATCACCTCAGTCTGCCAAGCTAATGTTTAGATCAAGATCTGGTAACTGA